A genomic stretch from Methylorubrum extorquens includes:
- a CDS encoding iron-sulfur cluster assembly accessory protein (Evidence 2b : Function from indirect experimental evidences (e.g. phenotypes); Product type f : factor), producing MSSFKVITLTDRAADRLKAIMADAETPIAGLRVGVKNGGCAGMSYTMEYAEERKAGEDVIEDRGVTVFIDPKAVLFLLGTEMDFQTTKLSSQFVFNNPNQTSACGCGESVAITPVNPERLTAGATA from the coding sequence ATGTCCAGTTTCAAGGTGATCACGCTGACCGACCGCGCCGCGGACCGGCTCAAGGCGATCATGGCCGATGCGGAGACGCCGATCGCCGGTTTGCGCGTCGGCGTGAAGAACGGCGGCTGCGCCGGCATGTCCTACACGATGGAGTATGCCGAGGAGCGGAAAGCCGGCGAGGACGTGATCGAGGACCGGGGCGTGACCGTGTTCATCGATCCCAAGGCGGTGCTGTTCCTGCTCGGCACCGAGATGGATTTCCAGACGACCAAGCTGTCGTCGCAGTTCGTGTTCAACAACCCGAACCAGACTTCGGCCTGCGGCTGCGGCGAATCCGTGGCGATCACGCCGGTCAATCCCGAGCGGCTCACGGCCGGCGCTACGGCCTGA
- a CDS encoding conserved protein of unknown function (Evidence 4 : Unknown function but conserved in other organisms), producing MAEPAGRRMTPDEFFAWQLHQDERYELVDGIPILRHRMMTGSSTQHDQATVNIIASLHAQLRGSGCRPTTADIAIRTGIRDLRRPDVMVECAELVRDTYEAREPRLVVEVASPSTSAVDRTRKLEEYKRHPTLRCILLVETVLPQVLLYRRNDVGWAIETFDGLAAIIDLPEIGARLTLSDIYDGLTFGPHWDPAAPQPEG from the coding sequence ATGGCCGAGCCTGCTGGGCGGCGGATGACGCCGGACGAGTTTTTCGCGTGGCAGCTCCATCAGGACGAGCGTTACGAACTCGTCGATGGCATCCCGATCCTGCGCCACCGGATGATGACCGGCAGCAGCACGCAGCACGATCAAGCCACCGTCAACATCATTGCTTCGCTGCACGCACAACTGCGCGGCTCTGGCTGCCGGCCGACGACGGCGGACATCGCGATCCGAACCGGCATTCGCGATCTGCGACGCCCCGACGTGATGGTCGAGTGCGCCGAACTCGTTCGCGACACCTACGAGGCCCGCGAACCGCGGCTGGTCGTCGAGGTCGCCTCCCCCTCGACGAGCGCCGTTGATCGGACGCGCAAGCTGGAAGAGTACAAGCGCCATCCGACCCTGCGCTGCATCCTTCTCGTCGAGACCGTCCTGCCGCAGGTTCTCCTCTATCGCCGCAACGACGTGGGCTGGGCGATCGAGACCTTCGACGGTCTCGCGGCGATCATCGATTTGCCCGAGATCGGTGCGCGGCTGACGCTGTCGGACATCTACGATGGATTGACGTTCGGACCGCATTGGGATCCGGCCGCCCCCCAACCAGAGGGCTGA
- a CDS encoding conserved protein of unknown function; putative DUF59 domain (Evidence 4 : Unknown function but conserved in other organisms), producing the protein MSTDATITGGTNTPALVAASAIPAEEIDRLTDDIVVALKSVYDPEIPADIYELGLIYRVQIEDDRRVLIDMTLTAPGCPVAGEMPGWVENAVSAVQGVQSCSVTMVFDPPWDQSRMSDEARVALDMW; encoded by the coding sequence ATGAGCACCGACGCCACCATCACCGGCGGCACCAACACCCCCGCCCTCGTGGCCGCCTCCGCGATCCCGGCCGAGGAAATCGATCGCCTGACCGACGACATCGTCGTGGCGCTCAAGAGCGTCTACGACCCGGAGATCCCCGCCGACATCTACGAGCTCGGCCTGATCTACCGGGTGCAGATCGAGGATGACCGGCGCGTGCTGATCGACATGACGCTGACCGCCCCCGGCTGCCCGGTGGCCGGCGAGATGCCGGGCTGGGTCGAGAACGCGGTCTCGGCGGTTCAGGGCGTCCAATCCTGCTCCGTCACGATGGTGTTCGATCCGCCGTGGGACCAGAGCCGGATGTCCGACGAGGCCCGCGTCGCGCTGGACATGTGGTAA
- the sufS gene encoding cysteine desulfurase (Evidence 2b : Function from indirect experimental evidences (e.g. phenotypes); PubMedId : 10684605, 12876288; Product type e : enzyme), with amino-acid sequence MNAPVRTTAQDSSYDVEAIRKEFPILSEKVYGKPLVYLDNAASTQKPRAVIDAMVSCMETGYANVHRGLHYMANAATEGFEGARETTRQFLNAASTDEIIFTRNATEAYNLVASSMGWAGLIGEGDEIILSIMEHHSNIVPWHFLRERRGAVIKWAPVDDDGNFLVEEYEKLFTPRTKMVAITHMSNVLGTVTPAEEIVRIAHAHGVPVLLDGAQSAVHRPVDVRALDCDFFVFTGHKVYGPTGIGVLYGKKEWLDRLPPYQGGGEMIRTVSQDAITYNDPPHRFEAGTPAIIEAVGLGAALEFMMKLGRDKIAAHEAMLTAYAQERLGAMNSIRQIGNSRDKGGVIAFEVKGAHAHDIATVIDHQGVAVRAGTHCAMPLLTRFGVTSTCRASFGLYNTTQEIDVLAAALAKAEMLFA; translated from the coding sequence ATGAACGCACCCGTCCGTACCACTGCCCAGGACTCGTCCTACGACGTCGAAGCGATCCGGAAGGAATTCCCGATCCTGTCGGAAAAGGTCTACGGCAAACCGCTGGTCTATCTCGACAACGCCGCCTCGACGCAGAAGCCGCGGGCCGTGATCGACGCGATGGTCTCCTGCATGGAGACCGGCTACGCCAACGTGCACCGTGGCCTGCACTACATGGCCAATGCCGCGACCGAGGGGTTCGAGGGCGCGCGCGAGACCACGCGCCAGTTCCTCAACGCGGCCTCGACCGACGAGATCATCTTCACCCGCAACGCGACCGAGGCCTACAACCTCGTGGCTTCCTCCATGGGCTGGGCCGGGCTGATCGGGGAGGGGGACGAGATCATCCTCTCGATCATGGAGCACCACTCCAACATCGTGCCCTGGCATTTCCTGCGCGAGCGGCGCGGCGCCGTCATCAAGTGGGCGCCGGTCGATGACGACGGCAACTTCCTGGTCGAGGAATACGAAAAGCTCTTCACGCCGCGCACCAAGATGGTGGCGATCACCCACATGTCGAACGTGCTCGGCACGGTGACGCCGGCCGAAGAGATCGTGCGCATCGCCCACGCCCACGGCGTGCCGGTGCTGCTCGACGGAGCGCAGAGCGCGGTGCACCGCCCGGTCGATGTGCGCGCGCTCGATTGCGACTTCTTCGTCTTCACCGGCCACAAGGTCTACGGGCCGACCGGCATCGGCGTGCTCTACGGCAAGAAGGAGTGGCTCGACCGGCTCCCGCCCTATCAGGGTGGCGGCGAGATGATCCGCACGGTGAGCCAGGACGCGATCACCTACAACGATCCGCCCCACCGCTTCGAGGCGGGCACGCCGGCGATCATCGAGGCGGTCGGCCTCGGCGCGGCGCTGGAATTCATGATGAAGCTCGGCCGCGACAAGATCGCCGCGCACGAGGCGATGCTGACCGCCTACGCCCAGGAGCGGCTCGGCGCGATGAATTCGATCCGCCAGATCGGCAATTCCCGCGACAAGGGCGGCGTCATCGCCTTTGAGGTGAAGGGCGCGCACGCCCACGACATCGCCACCGTGATCGACCACCAGGGCGTCGCGGTGCGGGCCGGCACTCACTGCGCGATGCCGTTGCTGACGCGCTTCGGTGTCACCTCGACCTGTCGCGCCTCGTTCGGTCTGTATAATACGACGCAGGAAATCGATGTCCTGGCCGCGGCTCTGGCCAAGGCCGAGATGCTGTTCGCCTGA
- a CDS encoding ABC transporter, permease; Fe-S cluster assembly protein (fragment) — translation MRLDARAQLETVNLVTGAKLSRHQIYLHVAGEDANAVVNGATLLGHGQLADSTLLADHAATGGVGREMFKTVIDGDSTGVFQGKIIVRQVAQQTDGKMKSDCLLLTDDGQMMNKPELEIFADDVACGHGATCGAPDEDLLFYLMARGLPRATAESLLVQAFVGEAVETVTHEGARAVLIGGIEAWLASRG, via the coding sequence GTGCGCCTCGACGCGCGGGCGCAGCTCGAGACCGTCAACCTCGTCACCGGCGCCAAGCTCTCGCGTCACCAGATCTACCTGCACGTCGCGGGCGAGGACGCCAACGCGGTGGTCAACGGCGCGACGCTGCTCGGCCACGGCCAGCTCGCGGATTCGACCCTGCTCGCCGACCATGCGGCGACGGGCGGCGTCGGCCGCGAGATGTTCAAGACGGTGATCGACGGCGATTCCACTGGCGTGTTCCAGGGCAAGATCATCGTCCGCCAGGTCGCGCAGCAGACCGACGGCAAGATGAAGTCCGACTGCCTGCTCCTGACCGACGACGGTCAGATGATGAACAAGCCGGAGCTGGAAATCTTCGCCGACGACGTCGCCTGCGGCCATGGCGCCACCTGCGGCGCGCCGGACGAGGATCTCCTGTTCTACCTCATGGCCCGCGGCCTGCCGCGCGCCACCGCCGAGAGCCTGCTGGTCCAGGCCTTCGTCGGCGAGGCGGTGGAGACGGTCACGCATGAGGGCGCCCGCGCGGTGCTGATCGGCGGGATCGAGGCGTGGCTGGCGTCGAGAGGGTAG
- a CDS encoding protein of unknown function (Evidence 5 : Unknown function), whose amino-acid sequence MRENPIYQLNTAFLADGALISVAPGAKPATPIHLRFVGTGEAAFSTATRVLVDVGAEAEFFLLESHEGPAGLTYQPNDALDVHIGAEAAFRHTRLNREGDAAVAPLDALGAPRRAGAARDRQPRHRRQALASPDLPARRGRGRQRGGQRRDAARPRPARGFDPARRPCGDGRRRPRDVQDGDRRRFHWRVPGQDHRPPGRAADRRQDEVRLPAPDRRRSDDEQAGAGNLRRRRRLRPWRHLRRAGRGSPVLPHGPRPAARHRREPAGPGLRRRGGGDGHA is encoded by the coding sequence GTGCGCGAGAACCCGATCTACCAGCTCAACACCGCCTTCCTCGCGGATGGTGCGCTGATCTCGGTCGCCCCCGGCGCCAAGCCGGCGACGCCGATCCACCTGCGCTTCGTCGGCACGGGTGAGGCCGCCTTCTCGACCGCGACCCGCGTTCTGGTCGATGTCGGCGCTGAGGCGGAATTCTTCCTGCTGGAGAGCCACGAGGGGCCGGCCGGGCTGACCTACCAGCCCAACGACGCGCTCGACGTGCATATCGGCGCCGAGGCCGCCTTCCGCCACACCCGCCTCAACCGGGAAGGGGACGCGGCCGTCGCCCCTCTCGACGCTCTCGGTGCGCCTCGACGCGCGGGCGCAGCTCGAGACCGTCAACCTCGTCACCGGCGCCAAGCTCTCGCGTCACCAGATCTACCTGCACGTCGCGGGCGAGGACGCCAACGCGGTGGTCAACGGCGCGACGCTGCTCGGCCACGGCCAGCTCGCGGATTCGACCCTGCTCGCCGACCATGCGGCGACGGGCGGCGTCGGCCGCGAGATGTTCAAGACGGTGATCGACGGCGATTCCACTGGCGTGTTCCAGGGCAAGATCATCGTCCGCCAGGTCGCGCAGCAGACCGACGGCAAGATGAAGTCCGACTGCCTGCTCCTGACCGACGACGGTCAGATGATGAACAAGCCGGAGCTGGAAATCTTCGCCGACGACGTCGCCTGCGGCCATGGCGCCACCTGCGGCGCGCCGGACGAGGATCTCCTGTTCTACCTCATGGCCCGCGGCCTGCCGCGCGCCACCGCCGAGAGCCTGCTGGTCCAGGCCTTCGTCGGCGAGGCGGTGGAGACGGTCACGCATGA
- a CDS encoding protein of unknown function (Evidence 5 : Unknown function), with protein sequence MADVTNLRSPAEAGLSKLFESARKGFASEQAISREEAFRFFEATGLPSRRVEAFKYTDLRAAITEAAPPAEAPSEDAARAAVAGTTGFNAVEAVRLTFVNGHLVASLSDLDRVPEGVTVTPLNEAMGKGDARLKLLAPRRAGAREPDLPAQHRLPRGWCADLGRPRRQAGDADPPALRRHG encoded by the coding sequence ATGGCCGACGTCACCAATCTCCGCTCCCCCGCCGAGGCCGGCCTCTCCAAGCTGTTCGAGTCCGCACGCAAAGGCTTCGCCAGCGAGCAGGCGATCAGCCGCGAGGAGGCGTTCCGCTTCTTCGAGGCGACCGGCCTGCCGAGCCGCCGGGTCGAGGCGTTCAAGTACACCGACCTGCGCGCCGCCATCACGGAAGCCGCTCCGCCTGCCGAGGCGCCGAGCGAGGACGCGGCCCGGGCCGCCGTCGCCGGGACCACGGGCTTCAACGCGGTCGAGGCCGTCCGCCTCACCTTCGTCAACGGCCATCTCGTCGCGTCCCTGTCGGATCTCGACCGGGTGCCGGAGGGCGTGACGGTCACCCCGCTCAACGAGGCGATGGGCAAGGGCGACGCCCGCCTGAAGCTCCTCGCCCCCCGTCGAGCAGGTGCGCGAGAACCCGATCTACCAGCTCAACACCGCCTTCCTCGCGGATGGTGCGCTGATCTCGGTCGCCCCCGGCGCCAAGCCGGCGACGCCGATCCACCTGCGCTTCGTCGGCACGGGTGA
- the sufC gene encoding ABC transporter, ATPase; Fe-S cluster assembly protein (Evidence 2a : Function from experimental evidences in other organisms; PubMedId : 10322040, 12089140; Product type t : transporter), with product MLEIKNLVVQIEDNRILNGLNLTVNDGEVAAIMGPNGSGKSTLSYVIAGKEDYEVLDGEILLDGQNVLEMAADERAAAGIFLAFQYPLEIPGVGTMTFLKACLNAQRKARGEAELSTPDFIRAVNTAADKLEINKEMLKRALNVGFSGGEKKRMEILQMALLQPKFCVLDETDSGLDIDALRIVSEGVNALRAQGRSFLVITHYQRLLNHIVPDTVHVMSKGQIVKTGGKELALELEASGYAEYRTSEAA from the coding sequence ATGCTTGAGATCAAAAACCTCGTCGTGCAGATCGAGGATAACCGCATCCTCAACGGCCTGAACCTGACCGTGAACGACGGCGAGGTCGCCGCGATCATGGGCCCGAACGGGTCGGGCAAGTCGACGCTCTCCTACGTCATCGCCGGCAAGGAGGACTACGAGGTCCTCGACGGCGAGATCCTGCTCGACGGGCAGAACGTGCTGGAGATGGCGGCCGACGAGCGCGCCGCCGCCGGCATCTTCCTCGCCTTCCAGTACCCGCTGGAGATCCCGGGCGTGGGGACGATGACCTTCCTCAAGGCCTGCCTTAACGCGCAGCGCAAGGCGCGCGGCGAGGCCGAGCTCTCGACCCCCGACTTCATCCGCGCGGTGAACACGGCCGCCGACAAGCTCGAGATCAACAAGGAGATGCTCAAGCGCGCCCTCAACGTCGGCTTCTCCGGCGGCGAGAAGAAGCGCATGGAGATCCTCCAGATGGCGCTGCTGCAGCCGAAGTTCTGTGTGCTCGACGAGACCGATTCCGGCCTCGACATCGACGCGCTGCGCATCGTCTCCGAGGGCGTGAACGCGCTGCGCGCGCAGGGCCGCTCGTTCCTCGTCATCACCCACTACCAGCGGCTCCTGAACCACATCGTGCCCGACACCGTGCACGTCATGTCGAAGGGCCAGATCGTGAAGACCGGCGGCAAGGAGCTGGCGCTGGAACTCGAGGCCTCCGGCTACGCCGAGTACCGCACGAGCGAGGCTGCGTGA
- the sufB gene encoding ABC transporter, permease; Fe-S cluster assembly protein (Evidence 2b : Function from indirect experimental evidences (e.g. phenotypes); PubMedId : 12941942; Product type t : transporter), with protein MPAVQETIDRVRSIDLDQYKYGFETVIEMEKSEKGLSEDVVRFISAKKNEPEWMLEWRLDAYKRWLTMKEPEWARVEYDRVDYNNIYYYAAPKRKGPESLDEIDPEILKTYEKLGIPLREVEVLEGIAPERRVAVDAVFDSVSVATTFRKELEKAGVIFMPISEAIREYPDLVKKYLGSVVPVTDNFFATLNSAVFSDGSFVYIPPGVRCPMELSTYFRINERDTGQFERTLIIADKGSYVSYLEGCTAPKRDDNQLHAAVVELVALEDAEIKYSTVQNWYPGDNEGKGGIYNFVTKRGDCRGARSKISWTQVETGSAITWKYPSCILRGDDSRGEFYSIAVSNGMQQVDSGTKMIHLGKNTTSRIISKGISAGRSQNTYRGLVSAHKKAKGARNFTNCDSLLIGDQCGAHTVPYIESKNASAVFEHEATTSKISEDQKFYCLQRGLSEEEATALIVNGFVRDVLQQLPMEFAVEAQKLISISLEGSVG; from the coding sequence ATGCCTGCAGTGCAGGAGACCATTGATCGGGTCCGCTCGATCGACCTCGACCAGTACAAGTACGGTTTCGAGACCGTGATCGAGATGGAGAAGTCCGAAAAGGGCCTCTCCGAGGACGTCGTTCGCTTCATCTCGGCCAAGAAGAACGAGCCGGAATGGATGCTCGAATGGCGCCTCGACGCCTATAAGCGCTGGCTCACGATGAAGGAGCCGGAATGGGCCCGGGTCGAGTACGACCGGGTCGATTACAACAATATCTACTACTACGCCGCGCCGAAGCGTAAGGGCCCGGAATCGCTCGACGAGATCGATCCCGAGATCCTGAAGACCTACGAGAAGCTCGGCATCCCGCTGCGTGAGGTCGAGGTGCTGGAAGGCATCGCGCCCGAGCGCCGCGTCGCGGTCGATGCGGTGTTCGATTCCGTCTCGGTGGCGACCACCTTCCGGAAGGAGCTCGAGAAGGCCGGCGTGATCTTCATGCCGATCTCCGAGGCCATCCGCGAGTACCCGGACCTCGTGAAGAAGTATCTCGGCTCGGTCGTGCCGGTGACCGACAACTTCTTCGCCACGCTCAACTCGGCCGTCTTCTCCGACGGCTCGTTCGTCTACATCCCGCCGGGCGTGCGCTGCCCGATGGAGCTGTCGACCTATTTCCGCATCAACGAGCGCGACACCGGCCAGTTCGAGCGCACGCTCATCATCGCCGACAAGGGCTCCTACGTCTCGTATCTGGAGGGCTGCACCGCCCCGAAGCGCGACGACAACCAGCTCCACGCCGCGGTGGTCGAGCTGGTCGCCCTGGAGGATGCCGAGATCAAGTACTCGACCGTCCAGAACTGGTACCCCGGCGACAACGAGGGCAAGGGCGGCATCTACAACTTCGTGACCAAGCGCGGCGATTGCCGCGGCGCCCGCTCGAAGATCTCGTGGACGCAGGTCGAGACCGGCTCGGCGATCACCTGGAAGTATCCGTCCTGCATCCTGCGCGGTGACGATTCCCGTGGCGAGTTCTACTCGATCGCGGTGTCGAACGGCATGCAGCAGGTCGATTCCGGCACCAAGATGATCCATCTCGGCAAGAACACGACCAGCCGGATCATCTCCAAGGGCATCTCGGCGGGCCGTTCGCAGAACACCTACCGGGGGCTCGTCTCGGCCCACAAGAAGGCCAAGGGCGCGCGCAACTTCACCAACTGCGACAGCTTGCTGATCGGCGACCAGTGCGGGGCGCACACCGTGCCCTACATCGAGTCGAAGAACGCGTCGGCCGTCTTCGAGCATGAGGCCACCACCTCGAAGATCTCCGAGGACCAGAAGTTCTACTGCCTGCAGCGCGGCCTCTCCGAGGAGGAGGCGACCGCGCTCATCGTCAACGGCTTCGTCCGCGACGTGCTGCAGCAGCTGCCGATGGAGTTCGCGGTGGAGGCCCAGAAGCTGATCTCGATCAGCCTCGAAGGCTCGGTGGGCTGA
- a CDS encoding cysteine desulfurase (Evidence 2b : Function from indirect experimental evidences (e.g. phenotypes); Product type e : enzyme) has protein sequence MTSGARSYLDHNATSPVRPEVASAVARALALPGNPSSIHQEGRAARHALQTARAALAALLGATLERITFTSGGTEAANTVLSGALRKAGLPAPTRLMISATEHPCVAAGHRFAPDAVAVLPVDGAGLLRLDVLAARLEACRDEAVLISVHAANNETGVVQPLAEIVRLARAHGGALVHSDAVQAVGKIPLDFSALGLDALTLSGHKFAAPKGAGAMVLADGVSLETAFLRGGGQEARLRGGTENLSGIVGMGEAAAIARSSLEAEVVRLAGLRDGLEARLRALAPDMVVFGKGAPRLPNTLSFAVPGLAASTALIALDLAGLSVSSGSACASGKVARSPVLAAMGVSPALAAGALRVSFGWNSRPEDLERFAAGFERVVSSLYQRRGQAA, from the coding sequence ATGACGTCCGGCGCGCGCAGCTATCTCGATCACAATGCGACTTCTCCGGTGCGTCCGGAAGTCGCGTCTGCGGTCGCGCGCGCGCTCGCATTGCCCGGTAATCCCTCCTCGATCCATCAGGAAGGCCGCGCCGCGCGCCATGCGCTGCAGACGGCGCGGGCGGCGCTCGCCGCCCTGCTCGGCGCGACGCTTGAGCGCATCACTTTCACCAGCGGCGGCACGGAAGCCGCCAACACCGTGCTCTCCGGTGCGCTTCGGAAGGCGGGCCTCCCCGCCCCCACCCGTCTGATGATCTCGGCCACCGAGCATCCGTGCGTTGCCGCGGGCCACCGCTTCGCGCCGGACGCGGTCGCGGTGCTGCCGGTGGATGGGGCCGGCCTGCTGCGGCTCGACGTGCTCGCGGCCCGGCTCGAAGCCTGCCGGGACGAGGCGGTGCTGATCTCGGTCCATGCGGCCAACAACGAGACCGGGGTGGTGCAGCCGCTCGCCGAGATCGTGCGGCTCGCCCGCGCTCACGGAGGGGCTCTGGTCCACAGCGACGCGGTGCAAGCGGTCGGAAAGATCCCGCTCGATTTTTCCGCCCTCGGCCTCGACGCCCTGACCCTGTCGGGCCACAAATTCGCCGCGCCGAAGGGCGCCGGCGCGATGGTGTTGGCCGACGGCGTGAGCCTGGAGACGGCCTTCCTGCGCGGCGGCGGCCAGGAGGCGCGCCTGCGCGGCGGCACCGAGAACCTTTCGGGCATTGTCGGCATGGGCGAGGCGGCGGCGATCGCTCGATCCAGCCTGGAAGCCGAGGTGGTGCGGCTCGCGGGCTTGCGCGATGGCCTCGAAGCACGCTTGCGGGCGCTCGCGCCGGACATGGTGGTGTTCGGGAAGGGGGCGCCGCGCCTGCCCAACACCCTGAGCTTCGCCGTGCCGGGCCTCGCGGCCTCCACGGCGCTGATCGCCCTCGATCTCGCCGGCCTGTCCGTGTCGTCGGGCTCGGCCTGCGCCTCGGGCAAGGTGGCCCGTTCCCCCGTGCTCGCAGCGATGGGCGTGAGCCCTGCGCTCGCCGCGGGGGCGTTGCGCGTCAGTTTCGGCTGGAATTCGCGCCCGGAAGACCTCGAACGCTTCGCGGCGGGGTTCGAACGGGTCGTGTCGTCCCTATATCAGAGGCGAGGGCAGGCAGCCTGA
- a CDS encoding conserved protein of unknown function; putative alpha/beta hydrolase (Evidence 4 : Unknown function but conserved in other organisms), producing MPEVIFSGPAGRLEGRYQAPKKKGAPIAIVLHPHPQFGGTMNNQIVYNLFYTFANRGFAALRFNFRGVGRSQGAFDHGSGELSDAAAALDWVQSVNPEAKSCWIAGVSFGSWIGMQLLMRRPEIEGFISIAAMANRYDFTFLAPCPSSGLFVHGSEDRVAPAREVIPVIEKVKTQKGVIIEHQMVEGANHFFDGRVDELTQTVDTYLDKRLGAKTEAA from the coding sequence ATGCCCGAAGTCATCTTTTCCGGCCCCGCCGGCCGCCTGGAAGGCCGCTACCAAGCCCCCAAGAAGAAGGGCGCGCCGATCGCGATCGTGCTTCATCCGCACCCCCAGTTCGGGGGCACGATGAACAATCAAATCGTGTACAATCTTTTCTACACCTTCGCCAATCGCGGCTTCGCAGCCCTGCGCTTCAATTTCCGCGGGGTCGGGCGCAGCCAGGGCGCCTTCGATCACGGTTCGGGTGAACTCTCCGACGCCGCGGCTGCTCTCGACTGGGTGCAGTCGGTCAACCCGGAGGCGAAGTCCTGCTGGATCGCGGGCGTCTCGTTCGGCTCGTGGATCGGGATGCAGCTCCTGATGCGCCGCCCGGAGATCGAGGGCTTCATCTCGATCGCCGCCATGGCCAACCGCTACGACTTCACCTTCTTGGCGCCCTGCCCCTCCTCCGGCCTGTTCGTGCATGGCTCGGAAGATCGGGTGGCGCCGGCCCGCGAGGTGATCCCGGTGATCGAGAAGGTGAAGACCCAGAAGGGCGTCATCATCGAGCACCAGATGGTCGAGGGTGCCAACCACTTCTTCGACGGCCGGGTCGACGAGCTGACCCAGACCGTCGACACCTATCTCGACAAGCGTCTCGGGGCGAAGACCGAGGCGGCGTGA
- a CDS encoding conserved protein of unknown function, virulence-associated protein D (VapD) domain (Evidence 4 : Unknown function but conserved in other organisms; PubMedId : 1748867), which produces MFAIAFDLVVVETQAHHPKGIAQAYSDIRTVLARQGFNWVQGSLYVSRDEDLAKLFAAIAALKALPWFPASVRDLRAFRVEQWSDFTATVKG; this is translated from the coding sequence ATGTTCGCAATCGCCTTCGATCTGGTCGTCGTCGAGACGCAGGCCCATCATCCGAAGGGCATCGCACAAGCCTACAGTGACATCCGCACGGTGCTCGCCCGGCAAGGATTCAACTGGGTTCAGGGGAGCCTTTACGTCAGCCGCGACGAGGATCTGGCGAAGCTGTTCGCAGCCATCGCGGCACTGAAGGCCCTGCCGTGGTTCCCGGCCTCGGTGCGCGACCTGCGCGCCTTCCGCGTCGAGCAATGGTCCGACTTCACGGCGACCGTCAAAGGCTGA
- a CDS encoding conserved protein of unknown function (Evidence 4 : Unknown function but conserved in other organisms), whose product MLDAKPAAFQEPRSLIGSWRRFGSAGPVYEIVGVTEPKAADHPQMRIRVLETGEELDYPLTDLLEDPAEG is encoded by the coding sequence ATGCTCGATGCGAAGCCTGCGGCTTTCCAAGAACCCCGCAGCCTGATCGGCTCATGGCGGCGCTTCGGCTCGGCTGGGCCTGTCTATGAAATCGTCGGCGTGACGGAGCCGAAGGCCGCGGATCACCCGCAGATGCGGATTCGCGTCTTGGAGACGGGTGAGGAGCTTGACTACCCGCTCACAGACCTTCTCGAAGACCCTGCGGAAGGCTGA